The Candidatus Baltobacteraceae bacterium genome contains a region encoding:
- a CDS encoding flagellar FlbD family protein: protein MIALTRLNGHPLMVNSDLIEQIEETPDTVVTLTSGNRLVVRDRMIEIQEKIIDFKRRIYGPA, encoded by the coding sequence GTGATAGCTTTGACCCGACTCAACGGCCATCCATTGATGGTCAACAGCGATCTCATCGAACAGATCGAGGAGACCCCGGATACGGTGGTGACGCTGACCTCCGGAAACCGGCTAGTCGTCCGAGATAGGATGATTGAGATTCAGGAGAAAATCATCGATTTCAAGCGTCGAATCTATGGCCCTGCGTAA
- a CDS encoding motility protein A has protein sequence MDLATILGLILGFGAIIVAGWVGGTDPHIILGRPEALFLILGGTLGATLTSFPMRTFLRGFFGGFRTAFTQVDYHERDVISTLVSFAEKARREGLLALENEAAALDDDFMRKGIQLVIDGRDTEIIRKVLETEVSSAQESGAKAEQVFMNLGGYSPTLGIIGTVLGLIGMLKGLSEMSNSTNVAGTIGVATAEAFVATFFGIMFANLLWLPIATKIKERNGQLLLMREIMIEGILAIQAGDNPRLLEEKLLAFIDPKDRESEVEEGGAIAGEAGYSASSA, from the coding sequence TTGGACTTAGCAACTATTTTAGGCCTGATCCTAGGCTTTGGGGCTATTATCGTCGCCGGCTGGGTCGGTGGCACCGACCCGCACATCATCCTCGGGCGTCCCGAAGCGCTGTTTCTGATTCTCGGCGGCACGCTCGGCGCCACCCTGACGTCCTTTCCGATGCGCACCTTCTTGCGCGGCTTTTTCGGCGGCTTCCGAACCGCGTTCACACAGGTCGATTATCACGAACGCGACGTGATTTCAACGCTCGTGTCGTTCGCCGAGAAAGCTCGGCGCGAAGGACTGCTCGCGCTGGAAAACGAGGCTGCGGCGCTCGACGACGACTTCATGCGCAAGGGCATTCAGCTCGTGATCGACGGTCGCGATACCGAGATCATCCGCAAGGTGTTGGAAACCGAAGTCAGCAGCGCCCAAGAGAGCGGCGCCAAGGCCGAGCAGGTGTTCATGAATCTGGGCGGCTATTCGCCCACGCTGGGGATCATCGGTACCGTGCTCGGTTTGATCGGCATGCTCAAAGGTCTTTCCGAGATGAGCAATAGCACCAACGTTGCGGGCACGATCGGCGTCGCGACCGCGGAGGCGTTCGTCGCGACGTTCTTCGGCATCATGTTCGCGAATCTGCTGTGGCTGCCGATCGCCACCAAAATCAAGGAACGCAACGGTCAATTGCTGCTGATGCGCGAGATCATGATCGAAGGAATACTTGCAATCCAGGCCGGCGACAATCCGCGTTTGCTGGAAGAGAAGCTGCTGGCCTTCATCGATCCCAAGGACCGCGAGAGCGAGGTCGAAGAAGGGGGAGCGATTGCGGGCGAGGCCGGATACTCGGCTTCGTCGGCGTAA
- a CDS encoding flagellar motor protein MotB — protein MAQPIKSAARAAESSRPRKRSEEKLETAGMMRWLLTYADMITLMLALFIILFAMSTISRVKVQQFAKSVSAGFNNTWSVNQPPNGGANGSQSFEASSSIPAIEKELEKYVKESHLEQQVQIHATSRGLVVSLLSDKSYYDSGSAEMRPQTLAVLDELAPLLKRNNDQIAVEGYTDNVPIATSQYPTNWELSAARAVGVARYLVEHEGISPSRVRATGYGEYRPRNANATDAQRQINRRVDIVILNGGSSLDTGKG, from the coding sequence ATGGCACAACCGATCAAGAGTGCAGCCCGGGCAGCCGAATCGAGTCGGCCGCGCAAGAGATCCGAGGAAAAACTCGAGACCGCCGGCATGATGCGCTGGCTGCTGACCTACGCCGACATGATCACTCTCATGCTGGCGTTGTTCATCATCCTCTTCGCCATGTCCACGATCAGCCGCGTCAAGGTCCAGCAGTTCGCAAAATCCGTTTCCGCCGGATTCAACAATACCTGGTCGGTCAATCAGCCGCCGAACGGCGGCGCCAACGGCTCGCAGTCGTTCGAGGCGAGCTCCAGCATCCCGGCAATCGAGAAAGAGCTCGAGAAATACGTCAAGGAGAGTCATCTCGAGCAACAGGTCCAGATCCACGCGACGTCACGCGGGCTGGTGGTTTCGCTGCTTTCCGACAAATCGTACTACGATAGCGGCAGCGCCGAGATGCGGCCGCAGACATTGGCCGTGCTCGACGAGCTCGCGCCGCTGCTCAAACGCAACAACGACCAAATAGCGGTCGAGGGGTATACCGACAACGTGCCGATCGCGACGTCGCAATATCCGACGAACTGGGAGCTCTCCGCCGCGCGCGCCGTCGGCGTCGCCCGATATCTGGTCGAGCACGAGGGTATCTCGCCCAGCCGCGTCCGCGCCACCGGTTATGGTGAATATCGTCCGCGCAATGCGAACGCAACGGACGCACAGCGGCAGATCAACCGCCGCGTCGACATCGTGATCTTGAACGGCGGCTCATCTTTAGATACCGGGAAAGGTTAG
- the fliM gene encoding flagellar motor switch protein FliM, protein MSSLSQEEIDALINQLSGEGAVPAKEAIDGRRVKSFDFRFNKRLDKFTNNQLQTLRTLHENFTRLLNNSLSVYLRTRVEATIVSIEQISYGDFIASIGIPSILGIFSMDPLPGSGIVQVDLNLVFSIIDRLLGGPGWFPNKLRDLTDIERTLMQRFMARMLNSYRESWNYLLTLSLKIEALDSNPQFIPRIIPLDQIVAYISMELKIGDMAGVMNFCLPYLVLQSIGQQLTEFQWSPTVVAGRGMTEEDIAQLTRNVERAPVEIEVELGKTTVSLRDLVALQEGDIVVFDKLTNEPLSAMVNEREKFRVFPGINKDQLTVQVSHVLSSEDE, encoded by the coding sequence ATGTCAAGTCTTTCACAAGAAGAGATTGATGCCCTCATCAATCAACTCTCCGGCGAAGGAGCGGTCCCGGCAAAGGAAGCGATCGACGGCCGCCGTGTCAAGTCGTTCGATTTTCGTTTCAATAAGCGGCTCGATAAGTTCACGAACAATCAGTTGCAAACTCTGCGCACACTGCACGAGAACTTTACCCGGCTGCTCAACAACTCGCTCTCGGTCTACTTGCGAACTCGCGTTGAAGCGACGATCGTTTCGATCGAACAGATAAGTTACGGAGACTTCATCGCTTCGATCGGGATTCCGTCGATCTTAGGCATCTTTTCGATGGATCCGCTGCCTGGAAGCGGCATCGTCCAGGTGGACCTGAATCTGGTCTTTTCGATCATCGACCGTTTGCTGGGCGGGCCCGGCTGGTTCCCGAACAAGCTTCGCGATCTCACCGATATCGAGCGCACGCTGATGCAGCGCTTTATGGCGCGGATGCTCAACAGCTACCGCGAATCGTGGAACTACCTCTTGACGCTTTCGCTGAAGATCGAGGCGCTCGATTCGAATCCGCAGTTCATCCCGCGGATCATTCCCCTCGATCAGATCGTCGCCTACATTTCGATGGAGCTCAAGATCGGCGACATGGCCGGAGTGATGAATTTCTGCCTACCCTACCTCGTTCTCCAGTCGATCGGACAACAGCTCACCGAGTTCCAATGGTCACCGACGGTCGTGGCCGGGCGAGGCATGACGGAGGAAGACATTGCGCAGCTGACTCGAAACGTCGAACGTGCACCGGTCGAGATCGAGGTCGAACTCGGCAAAACGACGGTTTCATTGCGCGATTTGGTCGCGTTGCAGGAAGGGGACATCGTCGTCTTCGATAAGTTGACCAACGAGCCGCTCTCCGCGATGGTCAACGAACGGGAAAAGTTCCGCGTCTTTCCCGGCATCAATAAGGACCAGTTGACGGTGCAGGTCTCTCACGTTCTTTCGAGCGAGGACGAATAG
- the fliN gene encoding flagellar motor switch protein FliN, whose amino-acid sequence MPDTQQLADAMLAAAGAVLGRLVEQTASAGAATRNDHDGSIRTDGDELVSLATIPSLGAQLVVRFPTADMQQIVGVMLGGGDDVTEMGPMQMSIASETVSQIASAMVEELAKAIGTSSDGAHASLCNDATLLPPPPFISYSGAIDVGSDLSSRISIDFAAITLSKLGLNATTGAENTAKAPPAEAAATAAPKRAAAAPANAQNVAYTTMQPTAPRPAQPGQANLDLVHDVPLQISAVLGKTVMPLREVVSLQSGSVFELDKLAAEPIDLYVNNILIARGEVVVVDDKYAVKISELNPQTSS is encoded by the coding sequence ATGCCCGATACACAGCAGCTCGCCGATGCAATGCTGGCAGCCGCCGGCGCCGTGCTCGGCCGGCTGGTGGAGCAGACCGCGAGTGCCGGCGCCGCGACGCGAAACGATCACGACGGATCGATCCGCACCGACGGCGACGAGCTGGTTTCGCTGGCGACGATTCCGTCGCTGGGGGCGCAGCTCGTCGTGCGCTTCCCAACCGCGGACATGCAGCAGATCGTCGGGGTCATGCTCGGCGGGGGCGACGACGTAACCGAGATGGGCCCGATGCAGATGTCGATTGCCTCGGAAACGGTTTCTCAGATCGCAAGCGCGATGGTCGAGGAACTCGCCAAAGCGATCGGCACGTCGAGCGACGGCGCGCACGCCTCTCTGTGTAACGACGCGACGCTCCTTCCGCCGCCTCCTTTCATTTCCTATAGCGGAGCGATCGACGTCGGATCGGACCTGAGCTCGCGAATCAGCATCGACTTCGCCGCCATCACCCTCTCGAAGCTGGGGCTCAATGCGACGACCGGAGCCGAGAACACCGCCAAAGCCCCGCCGGCGGAAGCGGCCGCCACCGCGGCGCCCAAGCGTGCAGCCGCGGCGCCGGCGAACGCCCAAAACGTCGCATACACGACGATGCAGCCGACGGCGCCGCGCCCGGCGCAGCCGGGTCAAGCCAACCTCGATCTCGTGCACGACGTACCGCTCCAGATCAGCGCTGTGCTCGGGAAGACGGTGATGCCGCTGCGCGAAGTGGTTTCACTGCAATCCGGCAGTGTCTTCGAGCTGGACAAACTCGCTGCCGAACCGATCGATCTTTATGTCAACAACATCCTCATCGCGCGCGGCGAAGTCGTGGTCGTCGACGACAAGTACGCCGTGAAGATCAGCGAACTCAATCCGCAGACGAGTTCCTGA
- a CDS encoding flagellar biosynthetic protein FliO: protein MSASFWLNYVFALLVVALLLGGLYAVVRGLSRGRILTSANRRLVTVLESTPLSQHSALHVIKVGDRYFLVGGGQGHVNSLVELPAEEVEAWLQTQRALFGATQKSLADLVKSLRGKP, encoded by the coding sequence ATGTCCGCGAGCTTTTGGCTCAACTACGTCTTTGCACTCCTGGTCGTCGCGCTGCTGCTCGGCGGCCTTTATGCTGTTGTACGCGGTCTCTCGCGCGGACGGATCCTAACATCGGCGAACCGGCGGCTGGTAACGGTGCTCGAGTCGACGCCACTCTCGCAACACTCCGCGCTGCACGTGATCAAAGTCGGCGATCGGTACTTCCTGGTCGGCGGAGGCCAAGGCCACGTCAACTCGCTGGTCGAGCTGCCGGCCGAAGAAGTCGAGGCCTGGCTGCAGACGCAGCGCGCGCTCTTCGGCGCGACGCAGAAATCGCTCGCCGACCTGGTGAAATCGCTGCGTGGAAAACCCTAG
- the fliP gene encoding flagellar type III secretion system pore protein FliP (The bacterial flagellar biogenesis protein FliP forms a type III secretion system (T3SS)-type pore required for flagellar assembly.), whose product MRRHAPFLGLSAAVIGLLWVLPALAIAQTAPTAPTVPVPNINIGLGQTNNPQQVVGALQVLLLLTVLTLAPTLLVMTTSFTRIIVVLSFVRTAMGTQQTPPNQVLVGLALLLTFFVMNPVIRQINTNAVQPYLQKKISQSVALDRAAQPLRTFMFKQTRVKDIQLFYSISKEPRPASQRDVPTYLLVPAFVLSELKTAFEIGFAIYIPFIIIDMVTASILLSMGMMMIPPVIISLPFKVLIFILVDGWDLVVSALFQSFHT is encoded by the coding sequence TTGAGGCGGCATGCTCCGTTTCTGGGCCTCTCGGCGGCCGTGATCGGCCTGCTCTGGGTGCTCCCGGCGCTTGCGATCGCGCAGACGGCGCCCACCGCTCCAACCGTGCCGGTACCCAACATCAACATCGGATTGGGTCAGACGAACAATCCGCAGCAGGTCGTCGGCGCGCTGCAGGTACTGTTGCTCCTCACGGTGCTTACGCTCGCGCCGACGTTGCTGGTGATGACGACCTCGTTCACCCGGATCATCGTCGTGCTCTCGTTCGTGCGCACCGCCATGGGCACGCAGCAGACGCCCCCCAACCAGGTGCTCGTCGGACTTGCCTTGTTGTTGACGTTCTTCGTGATGAACCCGGTCATCCGGCAAATCAACACCAACGCGGTCCAGCCATATCTACAGAAGAAGATCAGTCAATCGGTTGCCTTGGACCGCGCGGCGCAGCCGCTGCGCACCTTCATGTTCAAGCAGACGCGTGTGAAGGACATCCAGCTCTTCTACTCGATCTCGAAGGAGCCGCGCCCCGCCTCTCAACGCGACGTTCCGACCTATTTGCTCGTGCCCGCTTTCGTACTCTCCGAACTGAAGACGGCCTTCGAGATCGGCTTCGCGATCTATATTCCATTCATCATCATCGACATGGTCACCGCGAGTATCCTCCTGTCGATGGGCATGATGATGATTCCGCCGGTGATCATCTCGCTGCCGTTCAAAGTCCTCATTTTCATCCTCGTCGACGGCTGGGATCTGGTCGTCAGCGCGCTCTTCCAGAGTTTCCACACGTGA
- the fliQ gene encoding flagellar biosynthesis protein FliQ has translation MTFGDVVSIGQQAIFVALIAAAPVLLLSMIVGLTISLFQAVTQIQEPTLAFIPKIVVSALALLFFAPFILAMLTDFTARIFSSLPAFVK, from the coding sequence GTGACGTTCGGCGACGTGGTTTCGATCGGTCAACAAGCAATATTTGTCGCGCTCATCGCAGCGGCTCCCGTTTTACTGTTGAGCATGATCGTCGGCCTGACCATCTCGCTCTTTCAAGCGGTGACGCAAATCCAAGAGCCGACGTTGGCGTTCATTCCGAAGATCGTCGTCTCTGCGCTCGCCCTGCTCTTTTTCGCCCCCTTCATTCTTGCGATGCTGACCGATTTCACCGCGCGCATTTTCTCGAGCCTGCCCGCCTTTGTGAAGTAA
- the fliR gene encoding flagellar biosynthetic protein FliR — translation MHLFGLTTEQFEVFLLIFLRVSSMLFLFPVISSAQFPSQLRLGLGALISFIIYRTVPHPHLAGGAFELLVGASAQVLLGVIVGFIASLVFTGIQFAGELIDLQIGFAIANVINPTTQQNITIIGEFQLALATLIFLATDSHYFLIQGIAGSFNLVPLPYINLDPAVAGNLTLFFSQAFLIVFRISAPVVVALFLTNVMLAFMARVAPQMNVFVIGLPIQVAVGLTMMAISIPLLAVVGPEIFQDVAGQMDAAMRGLRPP, via the coding sequence ATGCATCTCTTCGGGCTGACGACCGAGCAGTTCGAGGTCTTTCTGCTGATCTTCCTGAGGGTCAGCTCGATGCTTTTTCTCTTTCCGGTCATCTCGTCGGCGCAATTCCCATCGCAGTTGCGGCTGGGTTTGGGGGCGTTGATCTCGTTCATCATCTATCGCACGGTTCCGCATCCGCATCTGGCCGGCGGCGCCTTCGAATTGCTGGTGGGAGCGAGTGCGCAGGTCTTGCTGGGCGTCATCGTCGGCTTTATCGCATCACTGGTATTTACGGGAATTCAATTTGCCGGCGAATTGATCGATTTGCAGATCGGGTTTGCCATCGCCAACGTCATCAATCCGACGACGCAGCAGAACATCACGATCATCGGCGAGTTCCAGCTTGCGCTCGCAACCCTGATCTTTCTGGCCACCGACTCGCACTATTTCCTGATTCAGGGAATCGCGGGCTCATTTAATCTGGTCCCGTTACCCTACATCAACCTCGACCCCGCCGTCGCCGGAAATCTCACGCTGTTCTTTTCGCAGGCGTTTCTGATCGTCTTCCGCATCTCGGCGCCGGTGGTCGTCGCGCTCTTTCTCACCAACGTGATGTTGGCGTTCATGGCGCGTGTCGCGCCGCAGATGAACGTGTTCGTCATCGGCCTGCCGATCCAAGTCGCCGTCGGGCTGACGATGATGGCGATCTCGATCCCGTTATTGGCAGTGGTAGGACCGGAAATATTTCAAGACGTCGCCGGCCAAATGGACGCCGCCATGAGAGGCCTGCGTCCTCCATGA
- the flhB gene encoding flagellar biosynthesis protein FlhB, which produces MAKPEQTEKATPKRRQEARQRGQVPRSVDLAGAVIFLSVVLTLHALFMPMLGGLQDSSVAYFSRIADHADPTYQSTILLFMQASNGIGWVVLITFAIAIVAGIGANLLQFGFVATSTPFKWNFSKLNPINGFQNIFSKRIGVNLAKQLLKLSAVAIILYTTISSNIGLFAQVGQTDPAGVIGLTFGVIFNIAWKFGLFLVVVGVLDYAYERWQLEENLKMTKQEVKDEYRQSEGNPEAKAALKKRQREFARRRMMHAVPRATVVVTNPTHYAVALEWDEIEMDAPVVIAKGADLLAKRIRDIATEHDIPIMENPPLARTLYERVELNHPIPPNLYAAVAQVIAFVYKLKRKIIA; this is translated from the coding sequence ATGGCTAAACCGGAACAAACCGAGAAGGCCACACCGAAACGACGCCAAGAAGCACGCCAACGCGGTCAAGTCCCGCGTAGTGTGGACTTAGCCGGGGCAGTGATCTTCCTGTCGGTCGTTTTGACGTTACACGCTCTCTTTATGCCGATGCTGGGTGGTCTTCAGGACTCCTCCGTAGCTTACTTTTCGCGCATCGCCGACCACGCCGATCCGACCTACCAGTCGACGATCCTCTTGTTCATGCAAGCCTCCAACGGCATCGGATGGGTCGTGCTCATCACGTTCGCGATCGCCATCGTCGCCGGTATCGGCGCGAACCTGCTGCAGTTCGGATTCGTGGCCACCTCGACGCCCTTCAAGTGGAATTTTTCGAAGCTCAATCCGATCAACGGCTTCCAGAACATCTTCTCGAAACGGATCGGCGTGAATCTGGCCAAGCAGCTGCTCAAACTCTCTGCGGTCGCCATCATTCTCTACACGACGATTTCGAGCAATATCGGATTGTTCGCGCAGGTTGGACAGACCGATCCGGCCGGCGTGATCGGCCTGACCTTCGGAGTGATCTTCAACATCGCGTGGAAGTTCGGCTTGTTCCTGGTCGTCGTCGGAGTGCTCGACTACGCGTACGAGCGTTGGCAGCTCGAAGAAAACCTGAAGATGACCAAACAAGAGGTCAAGGACGAGTACCGTCAGTCCGAGGGAAATCCCGAAGCCAAAGCGGCGTTGAAGAAGCGCCAGCGCGAGTTCGCTCGGCGTCGCATGATGCACGCGGTGCCGCGCGCGACCGTCGTCGTTACCAACCCGACCCATTACGCGGTGGCGCTCGAGTGGGACGAAATAGAAATGGACGCGCCGGTCGTGATCGCTAAAGGCGCCGATCTGCTCGCCAAACGGATCCGCGACATCGCCACCGAGCACGACATTCCGATTATGGAGAACCCGCCGCTTGCGCGCACGCTCTACGAACGCGTCGAACTCAATCACCCGATTCCGCCCAACCTGTACGCGGCCGTGGCCCAAGTGATCGCGTTCGTCTACAAGCTCAAGCGAAAGATAATCGCATAG
- the flhA gene encoding flagellar biosynthesis protein FlhA yields the protein MSARAPAAASGGSLLQRLTSFTPILIAGASVMLVVLMIVPIPPFLLDVLLSINITLALVIIATVLYTENALAFSAFPTLLLIVTLFRLSLNITATRAILLHGYAGEVINFFGQIVVGGNYAVGFVIFLILIIIQFVVITNGAGRVAEVAARFTLDAMPGKQLAIDADLNAGLVTEAEARQRRKDIQRAADFYGAMDGASKFVRGDAIAAVIIVAINTIGGFIVGVAQQHLTILESLQKFTLLTVGEGIVTQVPALLISTATGIIVTRAAAESDFGSDITKQLTAQPRALLIAAIITALFGLAGLDRWLLLSISALLFIIYFARREGAAEATAERKVAAKGGAPGAQPATKAAESVVPLLSYDPMELEIGFGLIPLVDVNQGGDLLERITLIRRHAARDLGIAVPPIRVRDNLQLRPNSYLVKIYGLEVAQAEVMVSRLLAMNPGTATAPIDGIPTTEPAFGLPALWIAESARSEAEMAGYTVIDPTSVIATHLTELIKSHSPDLLGRQETSALLDNVKSHYPVVVEELVPGLLTVGEVQRVLQNLLRERIPVRNLVMILETLADAARVSKDVDFLTEKVRAALARHISAEYAEDGLLSVITVDPRLESLLSEAVRRGEDAFALLDPNTVSRIYTSLTRQIAVAQNAGLQPIVLCSPSVRLALKRLTERAAPQLVVLSYSEIAPGLRVESIGQITATEETAEAKS from the coding sequence GTGTCCGCGCGAGCGCCGGCCGCCGCGAGCGGCGGGAGCCTTCTCCAACGGCTCACGAGCTTCACACCGATCCTGATCGCAGGCGCATCGGTGATGCTCGTCGTGCTGATGATCGTTCCGATCCCGCCGTTCTTGCTGGACGTCTTGCTTTCGATCAACATCACGCTGGCGCTGGTGATCATCGCGACGGTCCTTTATACGGAGAACGCCCTCGCGTTCTCGGCGTTCCCGACCTTGCTGCTGATCGTAACGCTCTTCCGGCTCTCGCTCAACATCACGGCAACGCGAGCGATTCTGCTGCACGGATACGCGGGCGAGGTGATCAACTTCTTCGGTCAGATCGTCGTCGGGGGAAATTACGCCGTCGGCTTCGTGATCTTCCTCATTTTGATCATCATCCAGTTTGTCGTCATCACCAACGGCGCGGGCCGTGTCGCCGAAGTCGCGGCGCGCTTCACGTTGGACGCGATGCCCGGTAAACAGCTGGCGATCGACGCCGATCTCAACGCCGGCTTGGTTACCGAGGCCGAGGCGCGGCAACGCCGTAAGGATATTCAGCGCGCCGCCGACTTCTACGGCGCGATGGACGGTGCGAGCAAGTTCGTGCGTGGTGACGCGATCGCAGCCGTCATCATCGTTGCGATCAATACGATCGGCGGCTTCATCGTCGGCGTCGCCCAGCAGCATCTCACGATCCTAGAATCGCTTCAGAAGTTCACGCTGCTCACGGTTGGCGAAGGTATCGTCACGCAAGTTCCGGCGCTGCTGATTTCGACAGCAACCGGCATCATCGTTACCCGCGCCGCCGCCGAATCGGACTTCGGCAGCGACATCACCAAACAGTTGACCGCCCAGCCTCGCGCACTGCTCATCGCCGCGATCATCACCGCTCTCTTTGGCCTGGCGGGCCTGGATCGCTGGCTGTTGCTCAGCATCTCCGCGCTGCTCTTCATCATCTACTTTGCGCGCCGCGAAGGCGCGGCGGAAGCGACCGCGGAGCGAAAAGTCGCCGCCAAGGGCGGCGCGCCGGGCGCACAGCCCGCCACCAAAGCCGCGGAGAGCGTCGTACCCCTGCTCTCCTACGATCCGATGGAGTTGGAGATCGGCTTCGGGCTGATTCCGTTGGTCGACGTCAATCAGGGCGGCGATCTTTTGGAGCGCATCACGCTGATTCGCCGTCACGCCGCGCGCGATCTGGGCATCGCCGTTCCGCCCATCCGCGTGCGCGACAACCTGCAACTTCGTCCGAACAGCTACTTGGTCAAGATCTACGGGCTGGAAGTCGCGCAAGCCGAAGTGATGGTGAGCCGCCTGCTCGCGATGAACCCCGGCACCGCGACCGCACCGATCGACGGCATTCCGACGACCGAGCCGGCGTTCGGTCTGCCCGCGCTGTGGATCGCCGAGAGCGCGCGCAGCGAAGCCGAGATGGCGGGCTACACGGTGATCGATCCGACCAGCGTGATCGCGACCCACCTCACCGAGCTGATCAAATCGCATTCTCCCGATCTGCTCGGCCGTCAAGAGACGTCCGCTCTTCTCGACAACGTCAAGTCGCATTATCCGGTGGTGGTCGAAGAACTGGTCCCGGGTCTGCTGACCGTCGGTGAAGTGCAGCGAGTCTTGCAAAACCTCTTGCGCGAGCGCATTCCGGTTCGCAATCTCGTGATGATTCTCGAAACGCTCGCCGATGCGGCGCGCGTCAGCAAGGACGTCGACTTTCTCACCGAAAAAGTTCGCGCCGCACTCGCACGTCACATCTCGGCCGAGTACGCCGAAGACGGGTTGCTCTCGGTCATTACGGTCGACCCGCGGCTCGAGTCACTGCTCTCGGAAGCGGTGCGTCGCGGCGAGGATGCCTTTGCGCTGCTCGACCCGAATACGGTCTCACGGATCTACACGTCGTTGACGCGACAGATCGCGGTGGCACAGAACGCCGGCTTACAGCCGATCGTGCTATGTTCACCCTCCGTGCGTTTGGCCCTCAAGCGGCTTACCGAACGCGCGGCACCACAATTGGTCGTCCTCTCGTATTCGGAGATTGCACCGGGTCTGCGGGTCGAATCGATCGGTCAAATCACCGCGACCGAAGAGACCGCGGAAGCGAAGAGCTAA
- a CDS encoding PilZ domain-containing protein, which translates to MESVGAKGIVTRDALGKVGEVAVLIYNAAAGRYRMETKIAAVTATSTQFDPPRRLNLIGAATGAQKRQNVRLDAIVTGEWRFAPGGVGNGEFARATIRDISRGGCSLILDREIRLHTTVEVKLRLKVDAPLTLLGEVMRHEKIEKSGKFSHGLRFQGLRPDEDQAIIDFINRRQAELRSRGLA; encoded by the coding sequence GTGGAATCGGTGGGCGCCAAGGGCATCGTCACCCGCGACGCGCTCGGGAAGGTCGGCGAAGTTGCGGTTCTGATCTATAATGCCGCTGCCGGCCGCTACCGGATGGAAACAAAGATCGCCGCGGTCACCGCGACGAGCACCCAGTTCGATCCGCCCCGCAGGCTCAACTTGATCGGCGCCGCGACCGGCGCCCAGAAGCGCCAAAACGTCCGTCTCGACGCGATCGTCACCGGCGAATGGCGTTTCGCGCCCGGAGGCGTCGGAAACGGGGAATTCGCCCGGGCGACGATCCGGGACATCAGCCGCGGCGGCTGTTCGCTCATCCTCGACCGGGAGATCCGGCTCCATACGACGGTCGAGGTCAAGTTGCGGCTGAAGGTCGATGCGCCCTTGACCCTGCTCGGCGAAGTCATGCGCCACGAAAAGATCGAGAAGTCGGGCAAATTCTCCCATGGGCTGCGCTTCCAGGGGCTGCGGCCGGACGAAGACCAGGCCATCATCGACTTCATCAACCGGCGCCAGGCCGAACTACGCAGCCGGGGATTGGCCTGA
- a CDS encoding response regulator, with product MSKRVLIVDDAVVMRMMIKGILSKNGFEVVGEAQNGVEAVEKYKQLQPDLVTMDMVMPEMDGITAVKQIVANDPNAKIIMCTSMGQQALVVEAIQAGAKSFITKPFQPPKILETIQKVLS from the coding sequence ATGAGCAAGAGAGTCCTCATCGTCGACGATGCCGTCGTCATGCGGATGATGATCAAGGGGATCCTTTCCAAGAACGGCTTTGAAGTCGTTGGGGAAGCCCAAAACGGCGTCGAGGCGGTCGAGAAGTACAAGCAGCTTCAGCCCGACCTCGTGACGATGGACATGGTCATGCCCGAGATGGATGGGATCACCGCAGTCAAGCAGATCGTCGCCAACGATCCGAACGCAAAGATCATCATGTGTACCTCGATGGGCCAGCAGGCGCTGGTGGTCGAGGCCATTCAGGCCGGCGCGAAGTCGTTCATCACCAAGCCTTTCCAGCCGCCGAAGATCCTCGAAACGATTCAAAAGGTACTATCATGA